The Papio anubis isolate 15944 chromosome 1, Panubis1.0, whole genome shotgun sequence genome window below encodes:
- the GSTM3 gene encoding glutathione S-transferase Mu 3 isoform X2, with the protein MSCESSMVLGYWDIRGLAHAIRLLLEFTDTSYEEKRYTCGEAPDYDRSQWLDVKFKLDLDFPNLPYLMDGKNKITQSNAILRYIARKHNMCGETEEEKIRVDIIENQVMDFRTQLIRLCYSSEHEKLKPQYLEELPGQLKQFSVFLGKFSWFAGEKLTFVDFLTYDILDQNRIFEPKCLDEFPNLKAFMCRFEALEKIAAYIQSDQFFKMPINNKMAQWGNKPVC; encoded by the exons ATGTCGTGCGAGTCGTCTATGGTTTTGGGGTACTGGGATATTCGTGGG CTGGCGCACGCCATCCGCCTGCTCCTGGAGTTCACGGATACCTCCTATGAGGAGAAACGATACACGTGTGGGGAAG CTCCTGACTATGATCGAAGCCaatggctggatgtgaaattcaaGCTGGACCTGGACTTTCCTAAT CTGCCCTacctcatggatgggaagaacaAGATCACCCAGAGCAATGCCATCTTGCGCTACATCGCTCGCAAGCACAACATGT GTGGTGAGACTGAGGAAGAAAAGATTCGAGTGGACATCATAGAAAACCAAGTAATGGATTTCCGCACACAACTGATAAGGCTGTGTTACAGCTCTGAGCAC GAAAAACTGAAGCCTCAGTACTTGGAAGAGCTACCTGGACAACTGAAACAATTCTCCGTGTTTCTGGGGAAATTCTCATGGTTTGCAGGGGAAAAG CTCACCTTTGTGGATTTTCTCACCTATGATATCTTGGATCAGAACCGTATATTTGAGCCCAAGTGCCTGGATGAGTTCCCAAACCTGAAGGCTTTTATGTGCCGTTTTGAG GCTTTGGAGAAAATCGCTGCCTATATACAGTCTGATCAGTTCTTCAAGATGCCCATCAACAACAAGATGGCCCAGTGGGGCAACAAGCCTGTATGCTGA
- the GSTM3 gene encoding glutathione S-transferase Mu 3 isoform X1: MSCESSMVLGYWDIRGVSAVSTVEPLGRRDGRGDGGSLGSGSPLAHAIRLLLEFTDTSYEEKRYTCGEAPDYDRSQWLDVKFKLDLDFPNLPYLMDGKNKITQSNAILRYIARKHNMCGETEEEKIRVDIIENQVMDFRTQLIRLCYSSEHEKLKPQYLEELPGQLKQFSVFLGKFSWFAGEKLTFVDFLTYDILDQNRIFEPKCLDEFPNLKAFMCRFEALEKIAAYIQSDQFFKMPINNKMAQWGNKPVC; this comes from the exons ATGTCGTGCGAGTCGTCTATGGTTTTGGGGTACTGGGATATTCGTGGGGTGAGTGCTGTCTCAACGGTAGAGCCGCTCGGTCGAAGAGACGGACGCGGAGACGGCGGGTCTCTGGGTTCGGGGTCTCCG CTGGCGCACGCCATCCGCCTGCTCCTGGAGTTCACGGATACCTCCTATGAGGAGAAACGATACACGTGTGGGGAAG CTCCTGACTATGATCGAAGCCaatggctggatgtgaaattcaaGCTGGACCTGGACTTTCCTAAT CTGCCCTacctcatggatgggaagaacaAGATCACCCAGAGCAATGCCATCTTGCGCTACATCGCTCGCAAGCACAACATGT GTGGTGAGACTGAGGAAGAAAAGATTCGAGTGGACATCATAGAAAACCAAGTAATGGATTTCCGCACACAACTGATAAGGCTGTGTTACAGCTCTGAGCAC GAAAAACTGAAGCCTCAGTACTTGGAAGAGCTACCTGGACAACTGAAACAATTCTCCGTGTTTCTGGGGAAATTCTCATGGTTTGCAGGGGAAAAG CTCACCTTTGTGGATTTTCTCACCTATGATATCTTGGATCAGAACCGTATATTTGAGCCCAAGTGCCTGGATGAGTTCCCAAACCTGAAGGCTTTTATGTGCCGTTTTGAG GCTTTGGAGAAAATCGCTGCCTATATACAGTCTGATCAGTTCTTCAAGATGCCCATCAACAACAAGATGGCCCAGTGGGGCAACAAGCCTGTATGCTGA